The DNA region GTACCTCGTTGTCATTTGGTGAGTTATTTAGAAGACGGAGCTCTGTTACAAGAGCTATTTTCACGAGAAGGAATTGGTACCCAAATTGTCACGCAAAGCGCAGAACGTTTGCGTCGGGCTACTATTGGCGATATTGGCGGGATCCTAAACCTCATTCGCCCATTAGAAGAGCAGGGGATTTTAGTGCGTCGTTCTCGCGAGCAGCTTGAAATGGAAATTGAGCAATTTATGCTGGTTGAGCGCGATAACCTTGTTATTGGCTGCGCGGCCTTGTATCCGTTTGAAGAAGATAACGCTGGTGAGTTTGCTTGTTTGGTTGTGCATCCAGATTATCGTGATGCTGACCGTGGTAGTGTGTTGTTAAATAATATTATTGGCCAAGCACGTACACGTGGTTATTCGCGTTTATTTGCACTCACTACGCGCAGTATTCATTGGTTTTTAGAGCATGGTTTTAGCATTGTGGATGTCGATGAGTTACCTAATAAGAAAAAGCAGCTTTATAACTATCATCGTCGCTCGAAGATCCTTGCGTTAGATTTATAACCGTAATGATAGGGTCAACATAAAAAATGCCGGATTAATCCGGCATTTTTTATGTATGAATAAATATACTAATATCATTCTTCAATCTGATTAATAAAAAGTCAGCTTAATCATACTTGGGCTTTTGCTAATGTATTGCGTTTTTGGCGTTGCACTAGCATGTCGCTAATAAAAATAACCAGTGCCCCCCAAATAAAGCCAAAGGTAATGCCTTTTTCAATATCAAACGGCTCGTTAAATAATTGAACCGCCAAGATAAACATGATACTAGGGCCAATATATTGGAAAAACCCTAGGATAGAGAATGGAATTCTTACTGCGGATCCTGCAAAGCATAATAATGGGATGGTAGTGACAATACCTGCTGCAATCAGTAGTAAGTTTAGATTCAAGCTATTGGTTAGCATGCTTACTGAGGATGTCTCTAAGGTGACGAGCAAGTATCCTAAGGCTATCGGTAATAAGATCGCTGTTTCGACTAATAACCCTGTTTTAGCATCAATATTAACTTTTTTACGTAATAAACCATAAAAGCCAAAACTGGCGGCCAAGGCTAATGACAATAGCGGAATGGAGCCAAAAGAGATTAACTGAACCAATACGCCGGCACTGGCTAAACCTACCGCTACCCATTGTAATTTACGCAAACGTTCGCCTAAAAACAGCATTCCAAGTAAAACGTTAAACAGTGGGTTGATAAAGTAACCCAAGCTAGCATCAAGCATATGGTCGTTGTTGACTGCCCAAATAAAAATGAGCCAATTTGCTGCAATAAGAACTGATGTAACAAAGAGTACCGCGAGTTGTTTTGGGTGTTTGAGAACAAGGCGCAGACGACCAAATCCACCTATAAATTGCATCAGAATGATCATAAATAAAAATGACCATATGACACGATGCATTAATATTTCTGTCGCGGGGACATGATGCAAAAGTTTAAAATACAGTGGTGCGATACCCCAAATGGTATAAGCACAAACTGCCAGTAAAACTCCTTTACGGTATTCTAAATCAGGCATAGTCAATCAATAATGGGCGTAACGAGAAGAAGATGGCGATTGTAGGTCGCCATTTTGGATGACACAAGTGATTAAGCGAATTCTTTTATTGTATGGCTTTTAGCTTTGCAAGACAGATCTTTATTGTCAACCCACCATATAAGTTCCTGTG from Shewanella polaris includes:
- the rarD gene encoding EamA family transporter RarD, which codes for MPDLEYRKGVLLAVCAYTIWGIAPLYFKLLHHVPATEILMHRVIWSFLFMIILMQFIGGFGRLRLVLKHPKQLAVLFVTSVLIAANWLIFIWAVNNDHMLDASLGYFINPLFNVLLGMLFLGERLRKLQWVAVGLASAGVLVQLISFGSIPLLSLALAASFGFYGLLRKKVNIDAKTGLLVETAILLPIALGYLLVTLETSSVSMLTNSLNLNLLLIAAGIVTTIPLLCFAGSAVRIPFSILGFFQYIGPSIMFILAVQLFNEPFDIEKGITFGFIWGALVIFISDMLVQRQKRNTLAKAQV